A genomic stretch from Sceloporus undulatus isolate JIND9_A2432 ecotype Alabama chromosome 5, SceUnd_v1.1, whole genome shotgun sequence includes:
- the SLC25A18 gene encoding mitochondrial glutamate carrier 2 — protein MRDKKKISLPAKLIDGGVAGLVGVTCVFPIDLAKTRLQNQQGQTVYTGMRDCLVKTIRSEGLFGIYRGAAVNLTLVTPEKAIKLAANDFFRQLLSQDGKQLSLAREMLAGCGAGTCQVVVTSPMEMLKIQLQDAGRLAAHQQKALGQDGVVAATSHHPPGQPYSAGSAAAAAAYQRPSATMIAKGLLHTQGIAGLYKGLGATLLRDVPFSVIYFPLFANINKLGQENPEEKAPFLHSFISGCVAGSVAAVAVTPLDVLKTRIQTLKKGLGEDTYNGIFDCARKVWIHEGPAAFMKGAACRALVIAPLFGIAQGVYFIGIGEYVTGFFK, from the exons ATGAGGGACAAGAAGAAGATTAG ccTTCCAGCAAAGTTAATAGATGGAGGTGTAGCTGGGCTTGTGGGGGTGACATGTGTTTTCCCTATTGATTTGGCTAAAACCCGTCTCCAGAATCAGCAAGGACAAACAGTCTACACTGGAAT GCGAGACTGTTTGGTGAAGACGATTCGCTCAGAGGGGCTCTTTGGCATCTATCGAG GGGCTGCTGTGAACCTAACTCTTGTCACACCTGAAAAAGCAATCAAGTTGGCAGCCAATGATTTCTTCCGCCAGTTGCTCTCTCAGGATGG AAAACAATTGTCATTAGCAAGGGAGATGCTGGCTGGCTGCGGAGCTGGGACTTGCCAAGTGGTGGTCACTTCCCCAATGGAGATGCTGAAAATCCAGCTACAGGATGCTGGACGGCTAG cTGCTCACCAGCAGAAGGCCTTGGGACAGGATGGAGTAGTTGCTGCCACCTCTCACCATCCACCGGGACAGCCTTACAGCGCAGggtctgcagcagcagcagcagcctaccAACGTCCCTCTGCCACTATGATCGCCAAAGGTCTGCTGCATACCCAAGGGATAGCAGGCCTGTATAAAGGTCTGGGGGCCACTCTGCTCag GGATGTGCCATTTTCTGTTATTTACTTCCCACTCTTTGCCAACATCAACAAGCTGGGGCAGGAGAACCCTGAAGAAAAAGCACCTTTCTTGCACTCATTCATTTCTGGCTGTGTGGCAGGATCTGTGGCTGCAGTCGCAGTGACCCCACTGGATG ttcTAAAAACTCGCATTCAAACTCTCAAAAAAGGTCTGGGAGAGGACACATACAATGGGATCTTCGATTGTGCCAG GAAAGTCTGGATTCATGAGGGTCCAGCTGCTTTCATGAAGGGAGCAGCATGCCGTGCGCTGGTAATAGCTCCTCTGTTTGGCATAGCCCAAGGGGTCTATTTCATCGGCATTGGAGAATATGTCACTGGATTTTTCAAATAA